One stretch of Oceanimonas pelagia DNA includes these proteins:
- a CDS encoding ABC transporter permease, producing MSTELQLSRWARFCRSDFLYHFLRDKVAMVSFAVFVALAASAFLSPVIAPHNPYDLATIDILDSELPPSWLDMGDERFVLGTDVQGRDILSTILYGSRVSLIIGLGAVALQLAIGIVVGLSAGYFGGRIDNFLMRIADVQLSFSTMMVAIIVSAVFQATLGADFYARYAVLMLVVIIGLAEWPQYARTIRATVLAEKKKEYVEAARVMGFRSMRIMFRHILPNCLSPILVISTVQVANAIMSEAALSFLGLGMPVDKPSLGSLISMGFSYIFSGSWWITAFPGIYLVVLVLVINLLGDWLRDVFNPKIYKG from the coding sequence ATGAGCACCGAACTTCAACTGAGTCGCTGGGCCCGTTTTTGCCGCTCCGACTTTCTCTATCATTTTCTGCGCGACAAGGTCGCCATGGTCAGCTTTGCGGTGTTTGTGGCGCTGGCGGCGTCGGCCTTTCTGTCGCCGGTTATCGCGCCCCACAACCCCTATGATCTGGCCACCATCGACATTCTCGACTCCGAGCTGCCGCCGAGCTGGCTGGACATGGGGGACGAGCGTTTTGTGCTGGGCACGGACGTGCAGGGCCGTGACATTCTCAGCACCATTCTCTATGGCTCGCGGGTGTCGCTGATCATCGGTCTGGGCGCGGTGGCGCTGCAGCTGGCCATTGGCATCGTAGTGGGGCTGAGCGCCGGTTACTTTGGCGGGCGCATTGACAACTTTCTTATGCGCATTGCCGATGTTCAGCTGTCGTTTTCCACCATGATGGTGGCGATTATCGTGTCGGCGGTGTTTCAGGCCACTCTGGGGGCCGACTTTTACGCCCGCTATGCGGTGCTGATGCTGGTGGTGATCATCGGGCTGGCCGAATGGCCGCAATATGCCCGTACCATTCGCGCCACCGTACTCGCCGAGAAGAAAAAGGAATACGTGGAGGCGGCGCGAGTGATGGGCTTCAGATCCATGCGCATCATGTTCCGCCATATTCTGCCCAACTGCCTGTCGCCGATTCTGGTGATCTCCACGGTGCAGGTGGCCAACGCCATCATGAGCGAGGCGGCGCTGTCCTTCCTCGGCCTCGGCATGCCGGTAGACAAGCCCTCGCTGGGGTCGCTGATCAGCATGGGCTTCAGCTACATCTTCTCCGGCTCCTGGTGGATCACCGCCTTTCCCGGCATTTATCTGGTGGTGCTGGTGCTGGTGATCAACCTGCTCGGCGACTGGCTGCGGGACGTGTTCAACCCGAAGATTTACAAAGGGTAA
- a CDS encoding ABC transporter permease produces the protein MFTFLLKRVFQALVVMFVISLVAFSIQDNLGDPLRELVGQSVSEEVRQQMRDDMGLNDPFLVKYGRFVGNALQGDFGTSYFFKQPTLEVIFDKLPATLELVFCASVLIIALSIPLGVYSAIKPRAVLSKIIMGVSIVGISVPVFLTAILLMYVFSIELGWLPAYGRGELTSPLGWESGLFNWQGFRNLILPSMALSSIMLPLFIRLVRSEMLEQLGAEYVKFAWAKGLDKYRIWFVHALKNTLLPLITVGGVQIGTMVAYTILTETVFQWPGIGLLFLEAITRVDTPLITTYVIFVGFIFVVTNTIVDLIYGLVNPTVNLAAKG, from the coding sequence ATGTTCACTTTTCTGCTTAAACGGGTGTTTCAGGCCCTGGTGGTGATGTTTGTCATCAGCCTGGTGGCCTTCTCGATTCAGGATAATCTGGGTGACCCCCTGCGTGAGCTGGTGGGTCAGTCGGTGTCGGAAGAGGTGCGTCAGCAGATGCGCGACGACATGGGCCTGAACGATCCCTTTTTGGTGAAGTACGGCCGCTTTGTGGGCAATGCGCTGCAGGGCGACTTTGGCACCTCCTATTTCTTCAAGCAGCCCACCCTGGAGGTGATTTTTGACAAGCTGCCGGCCACCCTGGAACTGGTGTTCTGCGCCAGCGTGCTCATTATTGCCCTGAGCATTCCGCTGGGGGTGTATTCCGCCATCAAGCCCAGAGCCGTGCTGTCCAAAATCATTATGGGCGTCAGCATAGTGGGCATTTCGGTGCCGGTGTTCCTCACCGCCATTCTGCTGATGTATGTGTTTTCCATCGAGCTGGGCTGGCTGCCCGCCTATGGCCGGGGTGAGCTCACCAGCCCCCTGGGCTGGGAGTCGGGGCTGTTCAACTGGCAGGGCTTTCGTAATCTGATTTTGCCGAGCATGGCGCTGTCGTCCATCATGCTGCCGCTGTTCATTCGCCTGGTGCGTTCGGAAATGCTGGAGCAGCTCGGTGCCGAATATGTGAAATTTGCCTGGGCCAAGGGCCTGGACAAGTACCGCATCTGGTTTGTGCATGCGCTCAAAAACACCCTGCTGCCGCTGATCACCGTGGGTGGGGTGCAAATCGGCACCATGGTGGCCTACACCATTCTCACCGAAACCGTGTTTCAGTGGCCGGGTATCGGCCTGCTGTTCCTCGAGGCCATTACCCGGGTGGATACGCCGCTGATCACCACCTACGTGATTTTTGTGGGCTTTATCTTTGTGGTGACCAACACCATTGTCGACTTGATCTACGGCCTGGTGAACCCCACCGTTAACCTGGCAGCAAAGGGATAA
- a CDS encoding ABC transporter substrate-binding protein, translating to MKKGLNKIAAALVAAGFAFSVQAADITIAYDADPVSMDPHEQLSGATLEMSHLVFDPLVRWTKDFQFEPRLAEKWERVDENTMRFYLRQGVKFHSGNEFTADDVVWTFNRLKTSPDFKAIFEPFAEAKKVDDHTVDLVTKGPFPLVLNTVTYLFPMDSRFYTGTTADGKNKAEVVKHGSSFASTNPSGTGPFRLKFRQQGVKVEYERNADYWDKTSPGNVDNMTLVPIKEDATRVAALLAGDVDFIKPVSPNDHKRVESAGGVKLITEPGTRIITFQLNQDRFEPFRDVRVRQAVNYAINQEGIVKRIMRGFATTAGQQAPAGYVGHNPELVPLYDLDKAKALMAEAGYKDGFKLSMIAPNNRYVNDYRIAEAVKAMLARINIDVELKTMPVAQYWPEFDKCAADMLMIGWHSDTEDTANFSEFLTMTRNEETGRGQYNCGHYSNPALDKLIEEANLETDGARRESMLQQAEKMLYDDAAFVPLHWQNLAWGARDGVQAEAVVNAMDFPYLGDLVVE from the coding sequence ATGAAAAAAGGACTCAACAAAATCGCCGCCGCCCTGGTGGCTGCCGGTTTCGCCTTCAGTGTGCAGGCCGCCGACATCACCATTGCCTACGACGCCGATCCGGTGTCGATGGATCCGCACGAGCAGCTTTCCGGTGCTACCCTGGAAATGTCGCACCTGGTGTTCGACCCCCTGGTGCGCTGGACCAAGGATTTTCAGTTTGAGCCCAGACTGGCGGAAAAGTGGGAACGGGTGGATGAAAACACCATGCGCTTTTACCTGCGCCAGGGGGTGAAGTTTCACAGCGGCAACGAGTTTACCGCCGATGACGTCGTCTGGACTTTCAACCGCCTGAAAACCTCGCCCGACTTCAAGGCCATTTTCGAGCCCTTTGCCGAAGCGAAAAAGGTGGATGATCATACGGTGGATCTGGTGACCAAGGGCCCGTTCCCGCTGGTGCTGAACACGGTGACCTATCTGTTCCCGATGGACTCCAGGTTCTACACCGGCACCACCGCAGACGGCAAGAACAAGGCCGAAGTGGTCAAGCACGGCAGCTCCTTTGCCTCCACCAATCCGTCGGGCACCGGTCCGTTCAGGCTGAAATTCCGCCAGCAGGGGGTCAAGGTGGAGTATGAGCGCAACGCCGATTACTGGGATAAAACCTCGCCCGGCAACGTGGACAACATGACCCTGGTGCCGATCAAGGAAGACGCCACCCGGGTGGCGGCGCTGCTGGCCGGCGACGTGGACTTTATCAAACCGGTGTCGCCCAACGATCACAAGCGGGTAGAGTCCGCCGGCGGGGTGAAGCTGATCACCGAGCCGGGCACCCGTATTATTACCTTCCAGCTCAATCAGGACCGTTTTGAGCCGTTCCGCGACGTGCGCGTTCGTCAGGCGGTGAACTACGCCATCAACCAGGAAGGCATCGTCAAGCGCATTATGCGTGGCTTTGCCACCACCGCCGGGCAGCAGGCCCCCGCCGGTTATGTGGGCCACAACCCGGAGCTGGTGCCGCTTTATGATCTGGACAAGGCCAAGGCGCTGATGGCGGAAGCGGGTTACAAGGACGGCTTCAAGCTCAGCATGATCGCCCCCAACAACCGCTATGTGAACGACTACCGCATTGCCGAGGCGGTCAAGGCCATGCTGGCCCGCATCAACATCGACGTTGAGCTTAAAACCATGCCGGTGGCCCAGTACTGGCCCGAGTTCGACAAGTGCGCCGCCGACATGCTGATGATTGGCTGGCACTCCGACACCGAGGATACCGCCAACTTCTCGGAGTTCCTCACCATGACCCGCAACGAGGAAACCGGTCGGGGCCAGTATAACTGCGGCCACTATTCCAACCCGGCGCTCGACAAGTTGATCGAGGAGGCCAACCTGGAAACCGACGGCGCCAGGCGTGAAAGCATGCTGCAGCAGGCCGAGAAGATGCTCTATGACGACGCCGCCTTTGTGCCCCTGCACTGGCAGAACCTGGCCTGGGGCGCCCGTGACGGAGTGCAGGCCGAGGCGGTGGTGAATGCCATGGACTTCCCCTACCTGGGTGATCTGGTCGTCGAATAA